Below is a window of Enterococcus gilvus ATCC BAA-350 DNA.
CAAAAGCGACTTTAGTCGGATCAATATCCACCAGCAATACCTTCCCAGCACCATTGATTTGTGCCCACTGAGCGACCATTATACCAATCGGTCCTGCTCCGTAAATAACAATAGTGTCGCCAACATTCAGGTCGGCCTTATTAATCACGTGCTGGGCAACCGTCGCAGGCTCTACCATTGCCCCTTCTTCATAGCTCACGTGATCTTCTAAAAGAACTAGATTAAATAATGGAACAGCTAAGTATTCTTCAAACCCGCCATCTGTTCTTGAGCCAAAGTAATTGTACTTTTTACATTGTGCGTAATAGCCCGATTGGCAGAATTCACATTCGTTGCAGGGCAGCAGTGGAAATACTGCCGCCTTTTTTCCTAAATATTCTTGACTGACTTCTTCTCCGACAGCAACAATTTCTCCGGCAAATTCGTGCCCCAATACTGTTGGGAAATGATACGAACCCGTCACGTATACCCGCGGGATGTCAGAGCCGCAAATCCCGCAAGCCATGACCTGGACCAACACTTCGCCCTTTTTCGGCACGGGCTTTTCTTTTTCAACGAGTTCCAACTGATTGATTGCTTTTAACTCAACTGCC
It encodes the following:
- a CDS encoding galactitol-1-phosphate 5-dehydrogenase, producing MKAVELKAINQLELVEKEKPVPKKGEVLVQVMACGICGSDIPRVYVTGSYHFPTVLGHEFAGEIVAVGEEVSQEYLGKKAAVFPLLPCNECEFCQSGYYAQCKKYNYFGSRTDGGFEEYLAVPLFNLVLLEDHVSYEEGAMVEPATVAQHVINKADLNVGDTIVIYGAGPIGIMVAQWAQINGAGKVLLVDIDPTKVAFARELGFTDVCNSQEQDAEAFILETLAGKLADVAIEATGSSAAFDQCAKSIRTFGRVVLLGNPHSDMVMKQKTYDQFMRKEGTIVGMFNSIYEHFPKNEWQVTAQAIANKQLNLKPLVTHKVLIEDLISAFDMIHEKKEFYNKVLMVNEKLW